The nucleotide window TTCCTTATTGCCTAGGATGCCTTTTGCAAATCCACGTACTTTCCTGAAAATTCAATTTCTTGCTTGCTCTTTCACAAAACAGTGCCTTTGACCATGTTACTAGCTCTGCCTGGATCCTTTACCTCACCTCTGCCCATGTTGTCTGGCAAAGTctggtatttttaaaaggctttcaCCCAATCTATTAGGACTAACCCTGTTTAAAAGTACCATAGTGTTTCCAACATTTGAACCAGGTCCATGTCTGCCTGATTCAACTTCTTTGTTCTAGATTAACTTCTTGCTTTACCTCAATGGCTGTGTCTTTCTGTGCCCTCTAAACTGAGTTAACCCATCCATGCAGCCCATAAAATTAGGTGTTAAGTCTTAAAGAAATCATTCAGGCACTTTCAGCCTTTCCCCATATCCCACCAGACTTAATTGAAGTCCTCTCCTGTTCTGATGCATATCCTTGCTCTTCCTAGGCTCAGAGCCTATCCTGATTCTCTCCCTGGCATTTGAAACCTGGCTTTTCTGCATTCATTCAAAAACTGTTTACCTTAAGAAAAAGATGcatattgagcacttactctatGGCAAGCACTATTCTATGTGCTGGAGATACAAAAGGTGATTAAAACATACAAGATAtgcctttttaaataaagaataaaaacaaagagctGTACTTGTATCCAGAGTACAAGAGCCCATCAAAGCTCATAACATTTGAGATTATCATCTATTCTCATTCCACTCAAACTCTCAGCCTTCTGGATCAATCCCTTACATTTGAATCTTTACTTAACTGGACTCCCAGGTCACATAAACCTCTCTGGAGTTGGACAATAAGCAATAAGGAAAGCTATTTTCTAGACACTCCTTACAGATATTCTTTGACCTGTGTAAAGCCTATACTGACTTCTAGGCTGAGGAATGAGACTCTATGTGACCTTCTGGCCTCAGTGACTATCTACACCAGCCACATTTACTCACCAGCCCAAACCCACATTAGTGCTTGATCTGTGCAAACTGCATAATGCCATCTTGGAGTCAACCCTGAGAGGTTTAGTTTTATGAATCTAAAGGTAGGAGTTCCTGAATGACATGTGCTCCAACAAGTACTTTCACATGATGCCAGATGACTTGTCTGCTTTGGGAGACTCCCTTTCTGTAAAACAGGAACATCTGACAGTCACTTTACCCACCTGATCCCTGGGTCAGCATCCTGAAGGATTACGTTAGGTTCTTCCCCATTTCCTGGCTATGACACTAGCTTGGTGATGGTGCTTGTAGCCATCAAGATAGTGTCCATCCATTACTCATGTTTGTGTCTTTGTGGTACAAGAGCTGCACTGGTCATTTAGAGGGGTGCTCAGACCACCTGATTGTCTGCCTTGACTGTCTACTTCAGGTAGATGTAAGTGCTTTTGTGACTTCTGTGAGGAACTTGAACTCGATCAAGAAGACTGCAGGGGTGTGAGACTGTAGATCTTCCTTTCCACAGCCCACCAAcaaaggaaggtggaacagaTCCTGGGAAAGATTCAGTGGAAAGGGGGCAGAAATggatgggaggtggaggatgtgaatacaggaaagagaaaaatactgggaaaagagaaatggaaagaggattTGCTAGGAGTAACACTGCCAGAGTAAATGTGCAGTCAGACTGACCACCACTCCCCCTATGGGTCTCCCTTCTGCACtaatcccttccttcctttcccttccttccttccctccctccctccctctctcccttccttccttcctttcttccttccttccttccccttcctgcctttcctttccttccttccttccctccctccctcccttcctccctccctccctccctcctttcctcccttcctccattcctctttccttcctctttctttctttctttccttccttctttccttccttccttccttctttcttcctctttctctctttccttccttccttcttttcttctttcctctctctctttccttcacagAATAACCctttatttaacaaaatgttttctctagaaatttctttcttgacCTTGAAACTGCCACTCATTAATAATTCCAATCCTTATGAAatgtagctacaaaaaaaaaaaaaaagcacactggTAGTCTCTTTTAAGAAGTGTTTTGAAATGTTTACTAAAGCTAAACATAAATTtatcctatgacccagcaattctattccttGGTATAGAGTCAAGAGAAGTGAACGCAGATGTCCACCAAACCTCATATGCAAGAATAATCATGCATTTTTATTCAAAGTAGCCCCTAAGTTAGAAACAATTTAAATGCCTATCAAtaggaaaatagataaataaattaggATATGGAATACTGCATAcaaatggaatactacatagaaATAAAAACGATCAATACATGCAAAAACATTGATGAATCTTATAGGCAATGTGTTgaacaaaagaagcaaaatataAAAGGTATATGCCATATGTGCcctttatatgaagttcaagaacaggctcaagtaatcttcggTGATAGAGATGAGAATAATAGTTACATCCGGGAAGGATCATGACTGGCAAGGGGCATGAAGGAAATTTTTGGGGGTGCTGGAAATAGTTTGCATCTGATCTGAGTAGTGCTtgtatgaaaacataaaaattcaacAAGCCATATATGTGAGATTAGTGGTCCTTATGAATTTTACTATATATTTCATAACTCATTTCCTCCCCAAGAAAGTGCTGTATACAACAACAGACACCGTCAGCTTTTCTCAtctaaaaccacacacacacacacacacacacacacacacaccccttaaaAACAGATGCTTTTTCATGCACATTTCCATTCTGCTGGGCACAGCACTGGGCTATAGTAAACACTTACtgaatgtttgaaaaataaactcatttttagCATGTATCTGTtgataaaacaaatcaaaatttcctttcttgtttACAGCCTTATTTTAAGACGGACTATATAGTTTTTTCAATTAATGATTTTCCTAgtatatttctagaatttttggTGATCTCTTTTTATACATTCTAGTCAGAGATATCTCACAAATTACAAAGATTGAGGCTATTAAGCTATTAAGTGTCTTCTTCTATTGTCAACCTCACTCTGTTGGATATTGAATTTTGCGTTTTACAGCCCAAATTACTCTCACCACAAGGTGGCAACAACCTAACTGAAATAAAGTTCGCTGAGCTAAAGACCAgtacagaaaaaaagtaaaacaatctagccttgtttttttttccttctcattataTTGAGTAAGGGGAAAAGTCACTCGTAAATCTATATTTCTATCTGTAAAATTTGCATCAAATAATACCTCATAAGTAATGGATGGGATCTGAGCTGTAATCAGAGAGTTGTGTACCTTAAACATCTAATTCTGATACACTTTCTTATCTCTTTAGATGTGCTACGGATTACCTTTTAACTCACTGTAAATATTAATGTCAATTCTAGCACCCTGTCCAATACAGATCTCACCCCATATATGTATCTTGCCTAGTAAGTCAATTCAAGTCTTTAATCATTCAATTTGTCATTAATgtgttcctttctttcctcccattTTCATTACCATCTAATTTTCTATGACACTTTTGATGTCTCCCTCCCATATTTcagttttctctctttcccctctaattacaattaattttttattagctTTAGAAGaagaacaggaagagaaagaagtagaagaggaggaaaaagaagaagcattagcaggctaggcacagtggttcatgcctgtaatcccagtgctttgggaggccaaggtggaaggatcgcttgagcccaggagtttgagaccaacctgggcaacgtggtgagtccccgtctctacagaaaaagaaaaaaaaatcaaccaggtgtagtggcatgtgcctgtagtcccagctacttggaaggctgagatgggagaattgcttgagcctagaaattcaaggatgcagtgagctgtgataaaaccactgcactccagcctgggcaacagaacgagaccctgtctcaaacaaaaagaaaaaagaaaagcagcagcagcagcagcagtaagtGACCTTGAGAATTGATAGAACTCTTTCTACtgtgtttctttccctcctgAAAGTTTGAGGAGTAAAGTACTGCACAGATTGGATTGGTCaataatattaattcattttgtcCTAGTCATGAGGCTAAGATGAGGTCCTTGAAGCTGGGTATTGATGCATTGGAACAACTTGTATTACTTTCAGTGGCATAGTAGTGCATTACGGACCATTCCTTATCCTGGACCTGCCTTATAAAAGGTTTGCCCTTTATATGTTTAAGGGGAGAACATTACCTTGCCACAGCTAAGCAGTAGATTGCATTCTCCCTTGGAGTCTTCCCACTGTGCTCTGAGAAAGATGAGAAGGAGGACTTCAGTAAAAAGTCAGCACTGGGTGTTGCATAGAAAAACGATGGATGTGAATATCCCACTCTTGAAACTGGAGGGAGGGGGACTTGGGGAAGATACGTGTTTTTtatgagcttttctttttttctagctgtggcaggaatttttttctgattttgttgttgatgtttttgtAATTCAGAGAATGTACTTGCATTCACCAGTGGATGAAATTTGAGGGCTTGTTCTCTTGTGTCCGGCTGTGAAATTGCCAAAGGATTGACAGGTTTGCTGCTTGCAGTTTGTTTGCTGAGAGATGGTAGCTTGAGCACGATGCTTTGTGAGTCGCTGTTCCCAGCCTTATGCCAGCTCTTGGAGGTCATTTTTGGTTTGGTGAAACCATCCACCATCACAGTGTCTCCAACTTTTGCCCCAAAGACCCTTGCTCCACAAAACTGGCTTTTATGAAGACTATGACTCTGAGCTCTGAGgatccattgttttattttaatataaatcctCATTGGGACTGAAATTTTTGGAAAAGAAACTGTGGACCACATTTTACTGAGCAAATATAGTACACAGTCTTTATGCTTGTGTTTGAACACAATGGTCAGGGGAGTTTGTCCTGCTGCATTTTTGCATTCCAGGCACAGCACACTGCAGTTGACAAAGGCCTTCAGAATCAACAGTTGGCCTGCTTCTGCGGCTGCATGAATGGGGCATTTAGAGACATCTGCATGAAGGGCTTCATGGCACCATGCTCGATAGGGGTGAACACCGACTGCCTCGTGGGGCCGCGCACCTTGCTTCAGGGCCCATTCAGTGAGTTCAATGTACCCACAAAAAGCAGCAATGTACAGGGCTACCCTTTTCTGATACCTAAATGAGTGAAACAAGTGGGGAGGGGGTGTTTAGAAAATCAGCAAACAGACAAATGTAGTTACACTAAATGCTCATGAAATATTCTAgttgaatatttatttcttcttaacttttaccttaaaatatttttagaaaaggcATATAGTGACATACAGGTTAAACTGCACAAGTCCTGCTTATACACATTATCCTACTATGCACATGTAAATAGTTTCCTTGAAGTGGTCATCTTTCTTATAGAAATTAAATCCTCAGGAAAAATATCATGCATGGGGAAATACAAGGAGCTTTTAAGTCTGACCATGTATGTTCTCTGAGCtcttagattttatttaaagatgAAGTCAAGTATAGATGGTCAAGCACATGAACACTAGAGTTAAAATGTTACAATTCAGTATCCAGTTCTGCCCTTGCTATTTGTGTGACATGGGGCAGGTTTTCTTCCTCCATCACCCCTCCccagatagagtcttgctgtgttgctcaggctggagtgcagtgatgcaatcttggctcactgcaacctccacctcccgagttgaagcaattctcctgcctcagcctcctcagtagttgggattacaggcgcgagccaccacacctggctaatttttgtattttttgtagaaacaggagtttctctatgttggccaggcgggtgtcgaactcctgacctcaagtgatctgcccaccttggcctcccaaagtaatgggattacaggtgtgagccactgcgcccagccaacatgggGCAGATTTTCTgctcttagtttcttcatttgtaaaataagattaaaaagtgTCCGCCTCATCAAATTGTTACAAGCATAAAATGAGGTAATAAATATAACTCAGTGCCTGCCataaagtattaaataaatatacactATTAAAAGTAACAAAGCAACACAGCTATTTCTTTGGATGCAgaacatggaaaaagaaatatcactaCCCCACAATAGAAATTAGtgtaaaatattagaatattttataaaattgtaaaagCTGCTCTTCTAATCCATCACTTCACAGAGCCTCAGACCTCCTGGTGTGTCGGCTTCTGCAAAACATGATTAAATCACCCACGAGTGGGCACTTTTCTAAAGTACTATTAAACCTACAGATCAGTGCAATTTATGTATTTGAGAAGCTGATGGCTGTATTAACACATTAAAATGACCACCTGCCTCTCTGAACCaaccctcctcctgccccagctaTATCCGTTACACTTTATGTATGGCAAAAGTGTGAATGCTGGTAATAAATGCAGTTTGAAAAATTACATGTGCGCTTAGGAAGACGTGGCCAATGTTTTCAGCCAATTAACAAGTGTTTTCTTAAAGAATAACTGAATGTGAAAGTGGCAAGATACAGACGTCCTTTGACTTATGATAGGGTTACGTCCTGATAAAAACCATCATACGCTGAAAGTATCATAAgtctaaaatgcatttaatacacctgaTCTACTGCACATCAAATCTTAGTCTAGCCTACCTTGATTAGcatacagttgggcaaaatcatctaacacaaagcctatatTATGATATACTGTTGAACATATCCtataatttattgaatgctgtactgaaaatgaaaaagaatggttgTATGGGCACTGGAAGTTTGCTTTCTACTGAATTAATATCACTTTTAcaccattgtaagttgaaaaatctaagttgaaccatcataagtTGTGGACTGTCTGTATTTATTCTGatagtctttaaaaatgttgctgAAAGTCTCATATCTAAACCAAATTGAAGTCACCCATTTAATCACCATTTAATGACCTTTGAACAACTTGCGTTTGAACTGTCAGGGTTCCGTTTggggattttcttccacctctgccacacctgagacagcaagacaaaCCCCTTCTCCTCTTTTTCCCCCTCAGCCTTATTCAACCTGAAGATTGAAGACCTTTATAATGATCCACATCCACTTAATGactaggaaatatattttcttttccttatgattttcttaatattttctttcctgtagcttactttattgtaagaatatggtatataatacatatacacaatgtgttaattgactgtgttatcagtaaggcttccagtcaatggtaggctattagtagctaagttttggggaagtcaaaagttatatgggAATTTTCAACTGTGTGGGGAGTTGGCATCCCTAACCCCTGCATTGTTCGAAGGTTAGTTGTAGTTAGCATTTCCTGAGGAAAGTCTACCTGAATCGCAAGACTATCAGTCCTGATGGCATCCCTGCTGTTTTGTTCCAACAAATATGACAATAATAATATTTGGTTGAGACATACTAAGTGGAACTGGCATAGAGCAGCACCGCAGCTGTAGAGTGAGTGAATTGCAGGCTCAAGGTATGATGGAAGTTTAGTAAAAATCACAGCACTTGCtaagttaatttaaaattaatttctcatactTGAGTACTGGTCCTTCTTTTGATAAGTAGTGTTGGACTTTAAGTTTTTGTCCAAGGAGACAACCCATCAGAAATTCCTTCCATCCATCCCAGACGTCCAAGCGAAGTATTGTGCCTGTGGATCAAGAGAGGTGGTTTATGGTTCTAGTCCAGCAGTGTGGTTTGACAATCCATAAAACTTCTAATGATAGCTTTCCCCAAACAGAGGCTTAGCTAgatgcaaaatgaaaaataaccttGGAACAAGGAGACAAGGATGCTATTTTTAGCATAGGCCATTATTGGCTTGGAGAAGCTGTTTGGCCCCTGTGTATTACCATTTCCTCATCTGCTCAATGATGACATACagcactgaaatatttttttgcagctatctTAAAACAGTCTTGTGGAGATTGATTCAATGCTGCTGTATATATTACCGTGTAAACTGAAGCTGTTATATTGGAAGAGGAAACTAAGGAACCTGTGGCAGGACAAACGGTCTTCTGGGGCCTTTAGCTTATGAGTGGGCTGTGAGGGAGTGGAATGATGCTCACCAGCGAATTTGCTTGTTCTATCCTTTATGAAACAGGAGCTGTTCTCTGTTACAAACATTAAAGTAATTCACTGCTGCTGGAGAACTTATCACTTGCTCCTCCAAAGTCTACCCTTGCTGTGATACCACATTCCTTTTATCCTTCAGGCTGGTGTTTTCCAGGGATCTTTCCTCAGCCTTCCGCTCTTCTCAATTTACGCAGGTTCCCCTTGGGATTAAACCCAGCCTTCTCCCTATGTGACCCAACCTAGCTCACTTACCTCTCTTCACTCTGCCTCATTCATTTATTATGGCCACCTTGACCTTTCACCTGTCCTCACACCAAGTCTACTCCCATCTCAGGACCTAATGACTTATAATTTTTTGATTGAAAGGATCTTCATCAGATTTTCACAGGACTGTGTCCTTTTTATTCAGTTTTCACTTCAACCATAGCTAAAGCAATCTCTGCCATGACTACCTCCTCACCTTCATTACTTTGTATCCCATGACTTTATTTTAACATGTTTATTGCCCCTGTCATCAGTACTTGAAATCATTTTACTtgcttgaagattttttttttcatgctccCATTAACAAGAAAATTCCTTCACGACTTGCCATATAGCCTGACACTTGgtaggtgctcactaaatacTT belongs to Pongo pygmaeus isolate AG05252 chromosome 2, NHGRI_mPonPyg2-v2.0_pri, whole genome shotgun sequence and includes:
- the ANKUB1 gene encoding protein ANKUB1, with protein sequence MRIFIAFEGSFEPFDVSADETVEVVKLMIKDYFHIPLSEDKQGRRYLELMYAGAALKDSWSLADVGIPFCSTLKCFVKEEDKPTLYVFNAVTQDTMPVMESISLLDKTVSDLRTLVTLRCGLPVSVYCLRTPRGLEMYDCNNLKDYQTDIGTILRLDVWDGWKEFLMGCLLGQKLKVQHYLSKEGPVLKYQKRVALYIAAFCGYIELTEWALKQGARPHEAVGVHPYRAWCHEALHADVSKCPIHAAAEAGQLLILKAFVNCSVLCLECKNAAGQTPLTIVFKHKHKDCVLYLLSKMWSTVSFPKISVPMRIYIKIKQWILRAQSHSLHKSQFCGARVFGAKVGDTVMVDGFTKPKMTSKSWHKAGNSDSQSIVLKLPSLSKQTASSKPVNPLAISQPDTREQALKFHPLVNASTFSELQKHQQQNQKKIPATARKKEKLIKNTYLPQVPLPPVSRVGYSHPSFFYATPSADFLLKSSFSSFSEHSGKTPRENAIYCLAVASAFKEKRWLQQLEIARVLAKKSISNLTTRGGLTACENSLEIVL